The window CGTAACCGCTGCTTGCTTAGCGGACAGAATCGAGGGGTGCGCCCGGCACAGCCGGGACCTCGGAGGGAACCTGCGTGGGCAGCTCAGGAGCTCCCGGAACGGCAGGCACTGCGGGGACAGCCGGCGTGGCGGGAACAGCGGGAACGCCCGGCACCGCGGGAACTGCCGGTACAGCAGGCAGTTCAGACGTTACGGCGGCGTCGACGTCGGCGTCAGCCTTCACCGAACCGTCAGCCTTCAGGCCGGCAGCCTTGCCGGCTTCCACCACGGACTCGCAGTGAGCCTCCACCTTGGCTTCGCCACCAGCAGCGATGGTCAGGGACTCGAAGCCCGGGACCTTGGTGTCAGACTTCAGGCCGCCATTGAGGAAAGCAGTGCAGAGGCCGAAGGCCTCCGGGGAGGTGGCGTCTCCTACCGCAGCCTTCGCATCGGATACTGCGTCGGCAGCCTTTGCCTGGCCGGCCTCGGAGGCCTCGGTTGCCGTGGCCTTCGAGGTCTCGACGGCGTCAGTCGCCTTTGCCGTGGCGGTTTCGGCGGCGTCGGCTGCTGCGCCATCGGCGGCTTCAGCGGCCTCCTCAGCTACCCGGGCCGGCGCACCAACGAGGTCGTGGGCGGACTGCTGGAATTCGGTGGGAAGTGCGCCATTGAAGGCAGCGACGCCGGTTCCACCGGCAGCTACGGCTCCGGCAGCCAGGACGCCCGCGGCGACTTTGCTGGTGGCAAGGACAGTGAACAAGGACATGAAACCCTCCGACAAACGATTTTGGGATTGCCCCGGCCGCGGTTGGGTCGCGACCGGATGATCAGCGCGCGGACGTGGCCCGCACACCCCTTACATCGTTCGTGGCACCGGTGAGGTTACGCCTTGTCCAAAATCTTTTTCAAAGCTTGGGTCCTGCTTCTCATCCGTACTGCCGTTATCCACATACCGCCCCTTATCCACACTGGCTAGATGTCCCCATGGCAGGGTGGTCTGCAGCCAACTATGCTCAGAAAACCGTCCGGGACTTTAAGCCTCCCGGCGATCGACATGTCACTACGTTCAGGGGATACGTGATGGGGCTGAGCATCTGATGGGGCAGGGACTGGTAGGCGCGGACGTCGGGGATCTCCGGCGCTTGTCCGCCGTCATGGATGCTGAGGCTGAGAAGATCACCAGTCTTCAACAGCAACTCACGGCAATGATCCAGGCAGGTTCGTACTGGCGGGGAAATGACGCTGACCAGTTCCGAAGCAGGTGGCAAAGCGATCTGCATGGACGGTTGGGAGCAGCAGCTGTTTGCCTGCGGACCAACGCCCGCGCCCTGAAACTCAACGCAGACCAGCAGGAACAAGCCTCCCTGGGTGGTTCGACCGGAGGATCCAAGGGAGGACCTTCCGGCGGGTCTGGCAGGACAACCCCGGGGTCACCGGAGTTCACTTTTGATCCCACCACCTATGGCCCCTTCACGGTTGAAGGCAACGGCTCCATAGACAGCAAAGCGTCGGGCGAATCGCACGGAACCATAGGCCCTGCCGGCATCGATGTTGGTGGCTCCGGCGAGGCCTCCGCTGGAGGTGACATGACCTGGAAGGCGACGTCGGAGTTCGGTCCCGTCAAGACAACAGTCACCAACGAAACGTTTGTCGGGGCCCGAGCCAGCGGCGAGTACGGGGCCAGCGTGCCCTTCGGGCTGGGACTTCCCAACGCCCACGCCAACGGCGAAGCGTTTGCCGGTGCAGAGAACGTGACCACCACACGATCCGACTTCTTCGACGGCTGGGTCACCAACACCTCCACCACGCGAATGATGACGGGAGTGGAGGCCAGCGCCCACGCCAATGCCAGCAGCCCGTTCCTGTTTTCGGCTGGGGGCGAGGGCTTCGCGGGCCAGAAGGTCACCATGGATAACAAGACCGACTTCGCTGGTGGCTTGTTCTCCTTGGGACAGGGCGGAGAATTGCGCGCCGGTGCTTGGGCAAGCGCCGGCGAAGGCGAGGTCAGCGTCAAGGGCCGCGAGACCACCGGAACAGCGTTCAGCGCAGGTGCCGGAGCAGAACTGACCGGGAGCCGGTATGTCGAAGTATTGGGCCAGACAGTGACGCTCAACGCGACGGTAGCCGCCGGAGCCGGCGAGGGTCACTTCTTCACGGCTTCCATGGACGAAGACGGGCTCACCCTCGGCGCGGGCGCAAAGCTCACCGCTGAGCTTGGCCTGGGTGCGGGTGGCCAGATCACACTCAGCCCGTCCGGATTTGTGGATTCCGTGACCGGATTCGTCGACTTCCTCAATAAATAGCTTCCTGCACAGACACTGCTCCGAAGGACTCCCATGACATCGCAACAGGTTTTCCCATCCGAAGCTTTTCCCGCCTACCCCTCCATCAAGCTCACGCCGCCGGAGGGTTGGACCCAGCAGGTGGTTCCCGATGCCGTGGGCGCCTACATGGCCCCCATGGCCGAGGGCAAGTACACCGCCAACGTGGTCATCTCGGTCTCGCGTCGCTTGCCGGGATACCAACTCCAGGACATCGCGGCATCGGTGGACGCGTTCCTGGACGCTTTGCCGGATGCAGTCCTGCTCGCCACAGAGCCAGTGGCGATCAATGGCCGGGATTGGCACGTGCGCGAGGCACGTTACACCCACCCCCAGGCGGGCTCGCTGACCCAGTTCACCGCCGTCACAGTGGTCCACCAGGACGTCGCTGCTGATGTGGTCCAGCTGACCGGAAGCTGCCAGCCAATTGAGGACAATACAGACCTCAAAGCCATCTATTCGCTGGTTGCCAGCGCGGACGTCACGCCAGCGCCCTAGCCTGCTCAATCAGCTTCAGCACCGTAACGGAATCAGCCGGATCCACTGGCGCCGGCAGCGCAGAGGCCGTGCCGCCGTCGTCGAGCTTTTCGGCGAGAATCCTGTAGAACTCAGGGTACGCACCGCGCTCTGTGGGGATGGTGGTGCGCTGCCCGTTTGCCTCCAACGTGCCGTGGTTTTGGGGAGGTTCGACGCCGTACTCCGAGTCCGTTGGAAGCCCGCCACCCAGCACATAGGGCTCCTGCGGGTCGGTGCCGAACTTCACGAAGCCGCCCTCTGTGCCGAGGATGCGGAAGCGTGGGCCATGAAGGTGGCTGTTGAGGTTGATGGTGACATGGCTGATCACACCCGACTCGTGCCGGAGCGCAAGAAAGACGTCGTCGTCGGCACTTTCCTGAGGACGACGCGCCGTGATCTCCGCGAAGGTGACAGTGGCCGGTCCAAAGAACCGGAGAGTGAGATCAAGGACGTGGGTACCGAGGTCGAAGAGGACACCGCCGCCGTCTTCGGCAGTGGCGCTGGCTTTCCAGGCCTTGGCAATCTCCGGCGCCCAGCGCTCCATGCCCACCTCAAACCGGGTCACGGTTCCCAACGTCCCGGCGTCGAGCAGTTTCTTCACGGTGAGCGAGTCACCATCCCAGCGGCGGTTTTGGTAGACGGTGAGGACGCGGCCAAGTTTTGCCGCCAGCTGGATCAGTTCCTCGCCCTCGGCGCTGCGCACCGTGAACGGTTTATCAACGACGACGTCGAGCCCGGCTTCCAGGGCAGCTTTCGCGAGGGGGAAATGGGTGGCAGGCGGCGTGCCAAGGACCACGAGGTCCAATTCGTCAGCGAGGGCCAGGATGTCCTCTGGGCTGTTGACGATCCTCGCTTCCGGATAGCGCTCTTTCGCTTTCGCTTGCCTTCCGGCGTCCGAGGTCGAAATAGCTGCGAGCTCATAAGCAGGGTTGCTCGCGATGAAGGGCGCATGGAAGACGCTGCCCGAGAGGCCAAAACCTGCAACGGCGGTACGAATCGGCTGGGAAGTCATGTGCCTAGGCTACCGATCCTCTCGCAGGTAATAGCCCTTTGACGCCAACCCTCTATCACCGGGTGCTAGAGGGTTCGGGCGAAGGGCGCGGGAACTGAGCGAGCGTCCGGCCCAAGCACGCGGGAGGTGAGCGAGCGTCCGGCTGAAGGGCGCGGGATGTGAGAGACGGTTGGGACGGCGGAGGCCGGGAACCGCCCCGAACCGATGACGTGGTTCAGGGCGTTCCCGGCCTTCAGGAAACTACAGCTGGTCTAACTACAGCCGGTCAAACTACAGCGTGAGGGCTACTTCTTAGCGCCCTTTTCCCAGCCGAGGGTAGTCCAGTCCGGAACGTTGGAGAGGCTCTGGAACAGGGACGGACCGTAGTTGGCCAGACCTGTGCGCACAAACTGGATCTCCGGGCCGTTCATGACTACACCCATGGAGAAGTACTTCTCCATGTGCTTCTTCTCGACGTCCATTGCGGCCTTATTGCGCTCGGCGTCATCCGAGATGGTCGAAAGACGCTTGATTTCGGCGTCGAGTTCAGCGTCGCCGAGGCCGTTTTCGTTGGTCTCGGAATCGTAGTACTGCTTCACGGCGTCGGTAGCATCCGGGCCCACGGTGTAACCGGAGATGGTCACATCGAACTCGCGGGAGCCAACAACCTTGCCGAAGTCAGCGTCACCACGCTGGTCGATGGAAACATCCATGCCAGCCGCCTGAAGCTGCTTCTGCAGGGTCTGCGACGTTGCAGCGGCGGTGGGGTCGTCACCGAAGTTGGTGATCTTGAAGGAGACAGGGACACCGTCCTTCGCCATAATGCCCTTGTCGTTCGCCGTGTAACCGGCGTCCGTCAGAACCTTCTTGGCAGCGTCCGCGCCGGTGTCCTTCACGGGGTAGTTGTCCTGGTAGTACTCAGAGAACGGCATGAGCATCATGGAGCCCGAGCTTTCCTCGGACCAGTTCAAGCCGTTGAAACGAACGTCGCGGATGGCCTTGCGGTCGACGGCGGTGAAGATGGCCTTACGCACGGCGACGTCGGTGAGGGCAGGGCGCTTGGCGTTCAGGTTCAGGCCACCTGCGAACAGACGCTGGCCACGGCGGATCTCGGAGTTGGTGGTCCCTTCGAGCTGCTTGTAACGGCCAAGCGTACGGCCGTTGGCGGCGTCGATTTCACCGTTCTTGAACGCAGCGATGGTTGCGCTGGGCTCCATCTGGCGCCAGATGACCTTTTCAAGGACCGGCTTCTGGCCCCACCATTTCTCGTTGGGAACCATGGTGACGGTCTTGGCGGTGGTGTCGTAGTTCTCCACCTTGAACGGGCCGGCCATCCACTCGGGGTGCATGTTGCCCGTGAAGCCCTTGTTAAAGGTCTCCGCAGAGTTGTTGGCCGGGTGGATCAGGCCGAAGAAGAGGGAGTCCAGCGGGAAGACCGGCTGGGTGGTGGTGACAATGACTTCCTTGTCATTGGCGCCGGCCTTGACGGAGTCCACAAAGGCGTAGTTGCCTGCGGTGACAATGTCGATGGCCTTGTCTTCACCCTTCAACATGTTCCAGGTGTTCTCGAATGTCTTCACATCGATGGGAGTGCCGTCGTTCCATGTGGCCTTTTCGTTGACCTTGATGGTGATGGTTTGCTTGCCATCTTTGACTTCGCTCTTGACCTCTTCGCAGAAGTCCTTGTTTGGCACGGCCTTGCCGCTGAAGTCCAACTTCCAGCAGCCACCGATGCCACCGCTGCTGATGGCAGCCGTGTTGACTGGTGTCAGCAGGGCCGAAGTATCAGCACTGTTGCCCACATTGGAGAAGCCGTTGAAGTCCGGCCCAATGCTGCCTACAGCAAGGGTGACCGTGCCGCCCTGCTCCAGGTCCTTTGCTTCCTTGGCGTTGACGCTG is drawn from Arthrobacter sp. 31Y and contains these coding sequences:
- a CDS encoding WXG100 family type VII secretion target translates to MGQGLVGADVGDLRRLSAVMDAEAEKITSLQQQLTAMIQAGSYWRGNDADQFRSRWQSDLHGRLGAAAVCLRTNARALKLNADQQEQASLGGSTGGSKGGPSGGSGRTTPGSPEFTFDPTTYGPFTVEGNGSIDSKASGESHGTIGPAGIDVGGSGEASAGGDMTWKATSEFGPVKTTVTNETFVGARASGEYGASVPFGLGLPNAHANGEAFAGAENVTTTRSDFFDGWVTNTSTTRMMTGVEASAHANASSPFLFSAGGEGFAGQKVTMDNKTDFAGGLFSLGQGGELRAGAWASAGEGEVSVKGRETTGTAFSAGAGAELTGSRYVEVLGQTVTLNATVAAGAGEGHFFTASMDEDGLTLGAGAKLTAELGLGAGGQITLSPSGFVDSVTGFVDFLNK
- a CDS encoding Gfo/Idh/MocA family protein; the protein is MTSQPIRTAVAGFGLSGSVFHAPFIASNPAYELAAISTSDAGRQAKAKERYPEARIVNSPEDILALADELDLVVLGTPPATHFPLAKAALEAGLDVVVDKPFTVRSAEGEELIQLAAKLGRVLTVYQNRRWDGDSLTVKKLLDAGTLGTVTRFEVGMERWAPEIAKAWKASATAEDGGGVLFDLGTHVLDLTLRFFGPATVTFAEITARRPQESADDDVFLALRHESGVISHVTINLNSHLHGPRFRILGTEGGFVKFGTDPQEPYVLGGGLPTDSEYGVEPPQNHGTLEANGQRTTIPTERGAYPEFYRILAEKLDDGGTASALPAPVDPADSVTVLKLIEQARALA
- a CDS encoding ABC transporter family substrate-binding protein, with translation MKKYTTIGGVALAATLMLTACGGGTPSGPASQKAEESGGDISKLISVNAKEAKDLEQGGTVTLAVGSIGPDFNGFSNVGNSADTSALLTPVNTAAISSGGIGGCWKLDFSGKAVPNKDFCEEVKSEVKDGKQTITIKVNEKATWNDGTPIDVKTFENTWNMLKGEDKAIDIVTAGNYAFVDSVKAGANDKEVIVTTTQPVFPLDSLFFGLIHPANNSAETFNKGFTGNMHPEWMAGPFKVENYDTTAKTVTMVPNEKWWGQKPVLEKVIWRQMEPSATIAAFKNGEIDAANGRTLGRYKQLEGTTNSEIRRGQRLFAGGLNLNAKRPALTDVAVRKAIFTAVDRKAIRDVRFNGLNWSEESSGSMMLMPFSEYYQDNYPVKDTGADAAKKVLTDAGYTANDKGIMAKDGVPVSFKITNFGDDPTAAATSQTLQKQLQAAGMDVSIDQRGDADFGKVVGSREFDVTISGYTVGPDATDAVKQYYDSETNENGLGDAELDAEIKRLSTISDDAERNKAAMDVEKKHMEKYFSMGVVMNGPEIQFVRTGLANYGPSLFQSLSNVPDWTTLGWEKGAKK